In the Vitis vinifera cultivar Pinot Noir 40024 chromosome 2, ASM3070453v1 genome, one interval contains:
- the LOC100247745 gene encoding ABC transporter G family member 14, with the protein MPLNCIAPKPENQGNIPMEGLSRTSESDNSAVLTYPMQTNSQSILQHTLYSINLKFEEVVYKVKLEQKGFCWGGAWSTRDKTILNGITGMVCPGEILAMLGPSGSGKTTLLTALGGRLNGKLSGKITYNGQPFSGAVKRRTGFVAQDDVLYPHLTVTETLLFTALLRLPKSLARNEKAQHVERVISELGLTRCRNSMIGGPLFRGISGGEKKRVSIGQEMLINPSLLLLDEPTSGLDSTTAQRILTTIKRLASGGRTVVTTIHQPSSRLYHMFDKVILLSEGCPIYNGPASTAMEYFSSVGFSTCVTVNPADLLLDLANGISPDSKQAAEQSENMEQEQKSVREALISAYEKNISTRLKAELCSVDVNNYNYTKDGRARNNFKADQWCTSWWHQFMVLLQRGLRERRYEAFNRLRIFQVISVAVLGGLLWWHTPTSHIEDRIALLFFFSVFWGFYPLYNAVFTFPQERRMLIKERSSGMYRLSSYFLARTFGDLPLELALPTAFVIIIYWMGGLKPDPITFILSLLVVLYNVLVSQSLGLAIGAILMDIKQATTLASVTTLVFLIAGGYYVQQIPPFIVWLKYLSYSYYCYKLLLGIQYSEDDYYECSKGVFCRVVDFPAVKSVGLNHLWIDVCIMALMLVGYRLVAYLALHRVQLR; encoded by the exons ATGCCCCTCAACTGCATAGCCCCAAAACCGGAAAATCAAGGCAACATCCCCATGGAAGGTTTGTCCAGGACATCTGAATCCGACAACTCAGCCGTCCTTACCTACCCCATGCAAACCAATTCACAATCTATTCTACAACACACCTTGTACTCCATAAATCTCAAG TTTGAAGAGGTCGTTTACAAAGTTAAATTAGAGCAGAAAGGGTTTTGCTGGGGGGGTGCATGGAGCACCAGAGACAAGACAATACTGAATGGAATAACAGGCATGGTTTGTCCAGGAGAGATACTAGCGATGTTAGGGCCATCTGGGAGCGGCAAAACCACACTCCTTACAGCCCTTGGAGGCCGTCTCAATGGTAAGTTATCAGGCAAGATCACGTACAATGGTCAGCCTTTCTCTGGCGCTGTCAAACGAAGAACAGGATTTGTTGCACAGGACGATGTTCTCTACCCGCATCTTACTGTAACTGAAACCCTCCTATTCACTGCACTGCTAAGGCTGCCAAAAAGCTTGGCACGAAATGAGAAAGCCCAGCATGTGGAGAGGGTCATCTCTGAGTTGGGATTAACACGGTGTCGGAACAGCATGATTGGGGGACCTCTCTTTAGGGGCATATCAGGTGGGGAGAAGAAGAGGGTGAGCATAGGCCAAGAAATGCTAATCAACCCAAGCTTGCTGTTGCTAGATGAGCCCACCTCAGGTTTGGACTCGACCACTGCTCAACGGATCCTAACCACCATTAAACGACTGGCTAGTGGGGGTAGAACCGTGGTCACCACTATTCACCAGCCCTCAAGCCGCCTCTACCACATGTTTGATAAGGTAATCTTGCTTTCTGAGGGCTGCCCCATCTACAATGGTCCTGCATCAACTGCCATGGAATACTTCTCCTCAGTTGGTTTCTCCACATGCGTGACTGTCAATCCAGCTGATCTCTTACTCGATCTTGCTAAcg GAATTAGCCCTGATTCCAAGCAAGCAGCGGAGCAAAGTGAGAACATGGAACAAGAGCAGAAGTCAGTGAGAGAAGCTCTCATCTCCGCCTATGAAAAGAACATTTCTACTAGGCTGAAAGCCGAGCTCTGCAGTGTGGATGTCAATAACTACAATTATACAAAGGACGGTCGTGCAA GAAATAACTTCAAGGCAGATCAATGGTGCACAAGCTGGTGGCATCAGTTCATGGTGCTGCTTCAGAGGGGACTAAGGGAAAGGAGGTACGAAGCCTTCAACAGGCTAAGAATCTTCCAAGTCATAAGTGTCGCTGTGCTAGGCGGTCTTCTATGGTGGCACACCCCAACATCCCACATTGAGGATCGA ATAGCCctgctcttcttcttctctgtGTTCTGGGGGTTCTACCCACTCTACAATGCAGTCTTTACATTtccccaagaaagaagaatgctGATCAAGGAACGATCATCTGGCATGTACCGCCTTTCATCATACTTTCTAGCCAGAACTTTTGGAGACCTGCCACTTGAGCTTGCTCTCCCAACAGCCTTTGTCATCATAATCTACTGGATGGGTGGACTAAAACCTGATCCCATCACTTTCATCCTTTCTCTTCTTGTCGTTCTCTACAATGTCCTTGTCTCCCAAAGTCTGGGCTTAGCCATTGGCGCAATACTGATGGACATAAAACAAGCAACTACTTTAGCCTCTGTTACAACCCTAGTGTTCCTGATCGCGGGCGGATACTATGTGCAACAAATCCCTCCCTTCATTGTCTGGCTAAAGTACTTGAGCTATAGCTACTACTGCTATAAGCTTCTCCTCGGGATACAGTACAGCGAGGATGACTACTACGAGTGCTCCAAGGGGGTGTTTTGTCGGGTTGTAGATTTTCCTGCAGTCAAATCCGTGGGGCTCAACCATTTGTGGATTGATGTGTGCATTATGGCCCTGATGTTGGTGGGGTATCGACTTGTTGCTTATCTGGCATTGCATCGGGTACAGTTGAGGTGA
- the LOC100242608 gene encoding uncharacterized zinc finger CCHC domain-containing protein At4g19190 translates to MEEEEGGGIRLSKRLSDKGGEVDYKDKAGTAWSHSYLNQKPWHPLSYPNQRRKWIAEQTHAQRDRRAQEVAREFAQEQEFFRQTALISKKEKEKVEMMKAVSFMYVRPPGFNAESAKAAEIADERRRLEQDSPSHDGPSTAMLAKSVAGRNHPGEERKKPRPKDVFGRPLPTEEEFEVLKNAPRLETGVPARVKPFGVEVRNVKCVRCGNYGHQSGDRECPLKDVIMPNEESRLKRDDPLTAILAHTDTSEPLKWELKQKPGISPPRGGFKPDDPNQQIVSEDIFDEYGGFLSGENIIPELLTNFSSSKPKKRKSSKKGKHKRPSSPTSSQPKDPQQDEAERRSRKDNKHRKKKRNHSESSSSDDDSEDYGGRRSKKDNKYRKKKQNDSESSLSDNSEDDRERRSKKDNIYKNKKRIQNRSEPCSSDNSDDNEKRRPKKDDKYRKRRNHSESSSDNPGDDGKRSNKVYNYRKKRNSDYSSSSDNSQFDRHHKKSRNKHSDRNSSQNIDPDRHYRSKHHHRHHHSHHH, encoded by the exons atggaggaggaggagggagGAGGAATCAGGTTGAGCAAGAGGCTGTCCGACAAGGGGGGTGAAGTTGATTACAAGGACAAGGCGGGCACTGCGTGGAGCCATTCCTACCTCAACCAGAAGCCATGGCACCCACTCTCCTACCCAAACCAACGCCGCAAGTGGATCGCAGAGCAGACCCACGCCCAGCGGGACCGTCGTGCCCAGGAAGTGGCCAGAGAGTTTGCTCAGGAGCAAGAATTCTTCCGCCAGACCGCTCTTATCtccaagaaagaaaaggaaaag GTGGAGATGATGAAGGCTGTTAGTTTCATGTATGTTCGCCCACCTGGTTTTAATGCAGAAAGTGCTAAAGCTGCTGAAATTGCTGATGAGAGGAGAAGGCTAGAGCAGGATAGCCCCTCCCATGATGGCCCTTCCACTGCAAT GCTAGCCAAATCCGTGGCTGGTAGAAATCATCCTGGAGAAGAGAGGAAGAAACCACGGCCCAAAGATGTGTTTGGTCGTCCTCTGCCAACTGAAGAAGAATTTGAAGTCCTCAAAAATGCACCAAG ACTGGAGACAGGTGTTCCTGCAAGGGTTAAACCATTTGGGGTTGAAGTGCGCAATGTGAAATGTGTAAGATGTGGAAATTATGGTCACCAAAGCGGTGATCGTGAATGTCCATTGAAGGATGTTATTATGCCCAATGAAGAGAGTCGATTGAAAAGAGATGACCCTTTAACTGCTATCCTTGCTCATACAGATACTAGTGAG CCTCTGAAATGGGAGCTGAAGCAAAAACCAGGAATTAGTCCTCCCCGTGGAGGTTTTAAACCAGATGATCCCAACCAGCAAATAGTTTCCGAGGATATATTTGATGAGTATGGAG GGTTCCTTAGTGGGGAGAATATCATTCCTGAGTTGCTGACCAACTTCTCATCAAGCAAACCTAAGAAGAGGAAGTCCTCAAAAAAAGGTAAGCACAAGAGGCCATCATCACCAACCAGCAGTCAGCCAAAGGATCCTCAGCAGGATGAAGCAGAGAGAAGGTCAAGGAAGGATAACAAACATAGGAAGAAGAAACGAAATCATTCTGAATCTAGTTCATCAGATGATGATTCAGAGGATTATGGGGGGAGGAGGTCAAAGAAGGATAACAAATATAGGAAGAAGAAGCAGAATGATTCTGAATCCAGTTTGTCAGACAATTCAGAGGATGATAGAGAGAGGAGGTCAAAGAAAGATAACATATATAAGAACAAGAAGCGAATACAAAATCGTTCTGAACCCTGTTCATCAGACAATTCTGATGACAATGAGAAGAGGAGGCCAAAGAAAGATGACAAATATAGGAAGAGGCGAAATCATTCTGAATCCAGTTCAGATAATCCAGGGGATGATGGGAAGAGGTCAAATAAGGTTTACAATTATAGGAAGAAGAGAAATAGCGACTACTCCAGTTCATCAGACAACTCACAGTTTGATAGGCATCACAAAAAGAGCAGAAACAAGCATTCTGACAGGAATTCATCTCAAAATATTGACCCTGATAGGCATTATAGAAGTAAACACCATCATCGCCATCATCATTCCCATCATCACTGA